From the Roseateles sp. XES5 genome, one window contains:
- a CDS encoding ABC transporter permease yields MSIADALAEKKHVMTAVILRDMRSRFFNHGLGFLLVSLWPLAHMIILLGIYSVMGRKAAYGDSMNVFIATGLIPTLAYSYVARFMSMSLLMNRAMLAFPVVTIIDIMMARAFLEIIAAALTLFFIFVILLAAGDNPFPIDPFEAVYAYLATLLLAIGNGFLVGVVTMFIPFFAMVFALLMIVVYMASGTLFVTASLPEPIAYALSWNPVFHSVEWMRLAYYPGYSDKWLDKTYLISYGAGTLCLGLLLERVLRMKMKEV; encoded by the coding sequence ATGAGCATCGCCGACGCGCTCGCCGAGAAGAAGCACGTCATGACGGCCGTGATCCTTCGCGATATGAGAAGCCGCTTTTTCAACCATGGCCTCGGCTTCTTGCTTGTTTCCCTCTGGCCGCTGGCCCACATGATCATCCTGCTTGGAATCTATTCGGTCATGGGACGCAAGGCGGCCTATGGCGACAGCATGAACGTCTTCATCGCAACTGGGTTGATCCCGACACTGGCCTATTCATATGTTGCGCGTTTCATGTCCATGTCGCTGCTGATGAACAGGGCAATGCTGGCTTTTCCCGTCGTAACGATCATCGACATCATGATGGCGCGCGCCTTCCTGGAAATTATCGCCGCGGCGCTCACGTTGTTCTTCATTTTCGTCATTCTTCTTGCCGCAGGAGACAATCCTTTCCCGATAGATCCCTTCGAGGCGGTCTATGCCTATCTGGCAACCCTGCTGTTGGCTATCGGCAATGGATTCCTCGTCGGGGTCGTCACCATGTTCATACCCTTCTTCGCCATGGTCTTCGCACTGCTGATGATTGTCGTCTATATGGCATCGGGAACGCTGTTCGTCACCGCGTCCTTACCCGAGCCCATCGCCTATGCTCTTTCCTGGAACCCGGTCTTTCATTCGGTGGAATGGATGCGCCTTGCCTATTATCCCGGCTACAGCGACAAATGGCTCGATAAAACCTATCTCATCAGCTATGGCGCGGGAACCCTTTGCCTCGGCCTCCTTCTTGAGCGGGTGCTGCGGATGAAGATGAAAGAGGTTTGA